The Glycine max cultivar Williams 82 chromosome 3, Glycine_max_v4.0, whole genome shotgun sequence sequence TCCATTTGGCACCAGCTCCCTCAACTCCTTGATACGATCTTGGATCAGTTGTCTATCCCGTGGCCGAGGCCTACAACTTTCCCCTGGCCTGGCCCTTTTTTTGCTGTTCTTGGATGGTTCAGACGACCTTTCAAGCTGTCCACTATTTGAACTATGAAATGTAGATGAAACACCTTTTGAGGACATCACACCACATATCCCTGATGATGAACTCAAAGAATGGTGTTTGTCCTCTCTGACAAGAGAGAGCTGATCCATCAAATAGCCTTCTGAATTAATAGTATGCACATTGTGAATAGAAGCTTCATGATTTTTTGCAGAGGCCATTGCAGATTGCTTTGATGTACAAAATGATAATTCACTATTAACATCATTATTACTATGGTTAATGTTGACCAGCATTGCTTCCAAAAGATGTTCTGGACAAGATTCAGAAGTCAATTGGCTAGTGCTAATCTCATCTGACATTTCAACAGGTTTCATTTCTTGATTAACCTGTGTTGGCCAATCAAAACATTTACCCACTTTCGAAAAAGCTGGTCCAAGTGCTTCATGTAGCTCACAGCCAGCAGGAAAATTCAACATCTGTGAGGCATCCTTATAACAAGGTTCAGTTTGAAAGTCTGAGATATCCTTGTAACAAGGCTCAGTATGAAACTTTGACTTTTCAATATGTTGCTGGGAGTTTGCTTCTGAAGGTTGGGCAAAATTCAATGCCCCTTTTTGGTTAATATCCGCATAATGCAATTTATCACTTTCACAAACAACTGTATCAAGAAAAACTGAAGGAAAGCATGCAGAATCAACTCTGACTTTTTCTGATGGACATATTAAATCATTGAAGCTAGCATTATCTGtaacaaaatcatttaaatatgaTGAGACATTTTTTTCTGATTCCAATCTCATATCTTTGCAGTCGCCACTACTTCCACCTTCATACTTCATCCCATATAGAGGTTTCATCTCTTCAAATTCCTTACAGTCCACATTCATCATATTGGATATTGACTGAAGCAAAATGGAACTTTCATCATTGTACAATTCAGGTCCCTCTTGCTTGGCCACATTATCAGACATTTTCTCATGAGCAGAAGGTGTATAGTTCCTCCCAGTCCCAGAACATTGAAGGGGCATTAAAACATCTGCTGTTTCACTTTTCATAGATTTCTGTGTATCGTAAAAGCAAGTAGGCATAATATCTGAAGACAAATTTTCCTTCAATGTATCCAGCTGGAAAAGGCAAGAAATATAAACCTCATGATAATGATCAACACATCTGGGTTAAAAAATAACCGATATGACACAGTTCCAATTGCTTGCTATATTATTAGCGTGTTTAAAAATGCCATTTTAACAGTCACTCAAACCCCTTTACCCACTCAAATCTGCACATTCATACAGCATG is a genomic window containing:
- the LOC100776869 gene encoding transcription factor EMB1444 isoform X3, with product MGTNLHQVLRSLCLNTHWNYAIFWKLKHRARMILTWEDAYYSNPDDYDSSENKHCQKTLEQIGCGKFSHSALELAVAKMSYHAYSLGEGIIGQVAVTGKHRWICADNQVAGSGLSFETIAVVAVVPLGVVQLGSLNKQVIEDMEFVTHIRNLFLSTQNYSILRPSQIQGSLKSSSELDTLKENLSSDIMPTCFYDTQKSMKSETADVLMPLQCSGTGRNYTPSAHEKMSDNVAKQEGPELYNDESSILLQSISNMMNVDCKEFEEMKPLYGMKYEGGSSGDCKDMRLESEKNVSSYLNDFVTDNASFNDLICPSEKVRVDSACFPSVFLDTVVCESDKLHYADINQKGALNFAQPSEANSQQHIEKSKFHTEPCYKDISDFQTEPCYKDASQMLNFPAGCELHEALGPAFSKVGKCFDWPTQVNQEMKPVEMSDEISTSQLTSESCPEHLLEAMLVNINHSNNDVNSELSFCTSKQSAMASAKNHEASIHNVHTINSEGYLMDQLSLVREDKHHSLSSSSGICGVMSSKGVSSTFHSSNSGQLERSSEPSKNSKKRARPGESCRPRPRDRQLIQDRIKELRELVPNGAKCSIDSLLERAIKHLLFLQSITKHADKLTDFADTKSKLHHKEADILGSSSYDQGSSWAMEVGGHLKVHSILVENLGKNGQMLVEMLCEECSHFLEIAEAIRSLGLTILKGATKAHGEKIWICFVVEGQNNKNVHRLDILWPLVQILQSKSTVYSQ
- the LOC100776869 gene encoding transcription factor EMB1444 isoform X2, translating into MGTNLHQVLRSLCLNTHWNYAIFWKLKHRARMILTWEDAYYSNPDDYDSSENKHCQKTLEQIGCGKFSHSALELAVAKMSYHAYSLGEGIIGQVAVTGKHRWICADNQVAGSGLSFEFADGWQSQFSAGIRTIAVVAVVPLGVVQLGSLNKVIEDMEFVTHIRNLFLSTQNYSILRPSQIQGSLKSSSELDTLKENLSSDIMPTCFYDTQKSMKSETADVLMPLQCSGTGRNYTPSAHEKMSDNVAKQEGPELYNDESSILLQSISNMMNVDCKEFEEMKPLYGMKYEGGSSGDCKDMRLESEKNVSSYLNDFVTDNASFNDLICPSEKVRVDSACFPSVFLDTVVCESDKLHYADINQKGALNFAQPSEANSQQHIEKSKFHTEPCYKDISDFQTEPCYKDASQMLNFPAGCELHEALGPAFSKVGKCFDWPTQVNQEMKPVEMSDEISTSQLTSESCPEHLLEAMLVNINHSNNDVNSELSFCTSKQSAMASAKNHEASIHNVHTINSEGYLMDQLSLVREDKHHSLSSSSGICGVMSSKGVSSTFHSSNSGQLERSSEPSKNSKKRARPGESCRPRPRDRQLIQDRIKELRELVPNGAKCSIDSLLERAIKHLLFLQSITKHADKLTDFADTKSKLHHKEADILGSSSYDQGSSWAMEVGGHLKVHSILVENLGKNGQMLVEMLCEECSHFLEIAEAIRSLGLTILKGATKAHGEKIWICFVVEGQNNKNVHRLDILWPLVQILQSKSTVYSQ
- the LOC100776869 gene encoding transcription factor EMB1444 isoform X4 is translated as MGTNLHQVLRSLCLNTHWNYAIFWKLKHRARMILTWEDAYYSNPDDYDSSENKHCQKTLEQIGCGKFSHSALELAVAKMSYHAYSLGEGIIGQVAVTGKHRWICADNQVAGSGLSFETIAVVAVVPLGVVQLGSLNKVIEDMEFVTHIRNLFLSTQNYSILRPSQIQGSLKSSSELDTLKENLSSDIMPTCFYDTQKSMKSETADVLMPLQCSGTGRNYTPSAHEKMSDNVAKQEGPELYNDESSILLQSISNMMNVDCKEFEEMKPLYGMKYEGGSSGDCKDMRLESEKNVSSYLNDFVTDNASFNDLICPSEKVRVDSACFPSVFLDTVVCESDKLHYADINQKGALNFAQPSEANSQQHIEKSKFHTEPCYKDISDFQTEPCYKDASQMLNFPAGCELHEALGPAFSKVGKCFDWPTQVNQEMKPVEMSDEISTSQLTSESCPEHLLEAMLVNINHSNNDVNSELSFCTSKQSAMASAKNHEASIHNVHTINSEGYLMDQLSLVREDKHHSLSSSSGICGVMSSKGVSSTFHSSNSGQLERSSEPSKNSKKRARPGESCRPRPRDRQLIQDRIKELRELVPNGAKCSIDSLLERAIKHLLFLQSITKHADKLTDFADTKSKLHHKEADILGSSSYDQGSSWAMEVGGHLKVHSILVENLGKNGQMLVEMLCEECSHFLEIAEAIRSLGLTILKGATKAHGEKIWICFVVEGQNNKNVHRLDILWPLVQILQSKSTVYSQ
- the LOC100776869 gene encoding transcription factor EMB1444 isoform X1, which codes for MGTNLHQVLRSLCLNTHWNYAIFWKLKHRARMILTWEDAYYSNPDDYDSSENKHCQKTLEQIGCGKFSHSALELAVAKMSYHAYSLGEGIIGQVAVTGKHRWICADNQVAGSGLSFEFADGWQSQFSAGIRTIAVVAVVPLGVVQLGSLNKQVIEDMEFVTHIRNLFLSTQNYSILRPSQIQGSLKSSSELDTLKENLSSDIMPTCFYDTQKSMKSETADVLMPLQCSGTGRNYTPSAHEKMSDNVAKQEGPELYNDESSILLQSISNMMNVDCKEFEEMKPLYGMKYEGGSSGDCKDMRLESEKNVSSYLNDFVTDNASFNDLICPSEKVRVDSACFPSVFLDTVVCESDKLHYADINQKGALNFAQPSEANSQQHIEKSKFHTEPCYKDISDFQTEPCYKDASQMLNFPAGCELHEALGPAFSKVGKCFDWPTQVNQEMKPVEMSDEISTSQLTSESCPEHLLEAMLVNINHSNNDVNSELSFCTSKQSAMASAKNHEASIHNVHTINSEGYLMDQLSLVREDKHHSLSSSSGICGVMSSKGVSSTFHSSNSGQLERSSEPSKNSKKRARPGESCRPRPRDRQLIQDRIKELRELVPNGAKCSIDSLLERAIKHLLFLQSITKHADKLTDFADTKSKLHHKEADILGSSSYDQGSSWAMEVGGHLKVHSILVENLGKNGQMLVEMLCEECSHFLEIAEAIRSLGLTILKGATKAHGEKIWICFVVEGQNNKNVHRLDILWPLVQILQSKSTVYSQ